A single Phycisphaerae bacterium DNA region contains:
- a CDS encoding LamG domain-containing protein produces MKSESKTSGGRRKLVCGQAVLGVAMVLSLFSYAAPMARAVDCNTNGIEDACDIDCGTPGGACDVAGCGLSEDCNTNGVPDECDPPPSDCNSNGIPDSCDLAGTNNSLSFDGINDVVRVPRSAGLEPASEFTIELWIRPAGVGPQSSRIFRTTNSFGYILAWQQGNDRRLQLRLDQPQGGLILKDNVNTSTYIGQWMHVAAVYSASQNKSWLYVNGVVKAQGGSVGTLSYSNGDLQIGNWNPLVNNDEGFPGQIDEARLWNVARSGAEINTWMNHSLRGNETGLAGYWRFTEASGQSALDSTAFGNHGTLGETPGADANDPSWQTNGSPVSETDCNNNGVLDTCDLWDLGGPDCNLDLIPDSCQVAGNDCNSNGVPDDCEGDCDADGTSDACEIQAGAADCNSNGLPDICDAVALNTALDFDGANDYVNIGDHAVLNLSNGFTLEAWVRSDSIAGVQRVVSKGISGVNGYGFGQVDGKLTFVTYGIFDYTTSGVYLTAGTWSHIAVVFDGSNDAHFYVNGQFAQSVNGNSAVSAGPNPLNIGRTGPLNAQYWNGAIDEVRIWSVMRTAQELADAHALRLAGTESGLIGYWRLDEGAGQIASDSTANALDGILGSDANSAGDASDPLWTMPGGPIPAGDCNDNGVLDVCDIDSETSNDCNMNDIPDECESQADCNNNSIQDICEPGGDDDCDGDEVTDLCEIDAGAPDCNTNEIPDSCDTLNPNRALNFDGSNDLVRVPHSALLDPANNLTVECWIRPDSVGSYNSRIVRNQSGQGYLLSWRQEGGSRLQLRIDKSTGSLAVTDTVDTNTYFDTWIHVAGVYSATNNFAGLYVNGVLKASTTASGPLLYSNADVAIGNSTAASEGFDGLIDEVRIWNVARTGTQIAANMNRSLIAPQNGLVGYWRFDEGSDQVAADSSGLGQNGILGSTTSADTNDPSWVSPGTGSASAADCDGNDVPDTCDLAGGATDCNTNGVLDACEADCNGNGIADECDLTGGAPDCNSNGSPDACDIANGTSTDVNTDGIPDSCQPDVHVAPVVTLINPSSTTETRTSLPTSASAIVRGGTYYVEIWASDVGTTNTGLTGVYVDLAFCSQSTANAVFHGNTYTVFSSGTISSGLVDEFGGSTVAGGIGNEPQWVRIGWIEMTSGSETASCTLTLQPSASGVAAFGRGDVDWTHVILDSVDFEIQAPLKTYDLTGNGLINVGDFSLFSPSWQLGVPPANTAHDFDCDDIVGVGDLSWFATGWLKNTSDPSILYPPCPQSFAALERATVSTDIDMRLVVRTTPSGSDIAASLPTSVSGVPLGSHYYVELWASDVGDINTGLTSGYVDVGLPPAGTTVANVFHGSTFTLFPTGTAGAGVVDELGGSALPGGTGVQPQWTRVAYVEMVADNTAPTVVYGLAPSATGVAAKARGTIPWDQIALTGATLRQGLRGDIDGDGDVDAVDLDLFVAVLLETSLETSYRIAADFTGDGMANGQDMQGFIPCYIGGGSCP; encoded by the coding sequence ATGAAGAGCGAATCCAAAACTAGTGGCGGTCGGCGGAAGCTGGTGTGCGGGCAAGCGGTTCTTGGCGTCGCGATGGTGCTCTCCCTGTTTTCCTACGCTGCACCGATGGCGCGGGCCGTGGATTGCAATACCAACGGGATCGAGGATGCGTGCGACATCGATTGCGGGACGCCGGGCGGGGCGTGCGATGTGGCAGGATGCGGCTTGAGCGAGGATTGCAACACCAACGGTGTGCCGGATGAGTGCGATCCGCCACCGTCTGACTGTAACTCCAACGGAATCCCGGACTCCTGCGATCTTGCGGGAACTAACAACAGCCTGAGCTTCGACGGTATTAATGACGTCGTGCGCGTCCCGAGATCCGCCGGTCTTGAACCCGCAAGCGAATTCACGATCGAATTGTGGATCCGCCCGGCCGGCGTCGGTCCACAGAGCAGTCGGATCTTCCGTACCACAAACTCCTTCGGCTACATCCTTGCGTGGCAGCAGGGGAACGATCGGCGCCTTCAACTCCGGTTGGACCAACCCCAAGGCGGCCTCATCCTCAAGGACAACGTGAACACCTCGACCTATATAGGCCAATGGATGCACGTCGCGGCCGTTTATTCGGCAAGCCAGAACAAATCGTGGCTTTATGTGAATGGCGTCGTCAAGGCCCAAGGAGGATCCGTCGGAACGCTGTCCTACAGCAACGGCGATCTTCAGATTGGGAATTGGAATCCGCTGGTGAATAACGATGAGGGATTCCCGGGACAAATCGATGAAGCCCGCCTTTGGAATGTCGCCCGATCAGGCGCGGAGATCAACACCTGGATGAACCATTCGCTGCGCGGCAACGAGACCGGCTTAGCTGGCTACTGGCGGTTCACTGAGGCTTCCGGCCAATCGGCGCTGGATTCAACGGCTTTTGGCAACCATGGAACGTTGGGTGAAACGCCGGGAGCGGATGCCAACGATCCGAGTTGGCAAACCAATGGCTCGCCTGTTAGTGAGACGGACTGCAACAACAACGGCGTTCTCGACACCTGCGACCTGTGGGATCTTGGAGGGCCGGACTGCAACCTGGACCTCATTCCCGATTCCTGCCAAGTGGCAGGGAACGACTGCAACAGCAACGGCGTCCCGGATGACTGTGAAGGCGACTGCGATGCAGACGGAACGTCGGATGCGTGCGAAATCCAAGCGGGAGCGGCCGACTGCAACTCAAATGGGCTGCCCGATATATGTGACGCCGTTGCGCTCAATACCGCCCTGGATTTCGATGGTGCCAACGATTACGTGAACATCGGAGACCATGCGGTTCTCAATCTTTCCAACGGCTTTACCCTCGAAGCCTGGGTGCGGTCGGATTCGATCGCCGGGGTCCAACGGGTAGTTTCCAAGGGCATTTCGGGAGTCAACGGCTATGGATTCGGCCAGGTTGATGGCAAGCTTACGTTCGTCACCTATGGCATTTTCGATTACACGACTTCGGGCGTGTATCTGACGGCGGGCACGTGGTCACACATCGCGGTCGTCTTTGACGGCTCCAATGACGCGCACTTCTACGTCAACGGGCAGTTCGCACAGTCCGTCAACGGAAATAGCGCTGTTTCGGCAGGCCCCAACCCCTTAAATATCGGGCGGACGGGACCGTTGAATGCGCAGTACTGGAACGGAGCGATCGACGAAGTGCGAATCTGGTCCGTGATGCGGACCGCGCAGGAGTTGGCCGACGCTCATGCGCTTCGACTGGCCGGTACGGAAAGCGGCCTCATCGGATATTGGAGACTTGACGAAGGGGCGGGCCAAATCGCGAGCGACTCAACGGCGAATGCACTCGATGGTATTTTGGGGAGCGACGCCAATTCCGCCGGGGACGCTTCCGATCCACTGTGGACGATGCCAGGTGGGCCGATCCCCGCTGGGGATTGTAACGACAACGGCGTTCTCGATGTTTGCGACATCGATTCGGAGACGAGCAACGATTGTAACATGAACGACATTCCAGACGAGTGCGAGTCGCAAGCGGACTGTAACAACAACAGCATACAGGACATCTGCGAGCCAGGCGGTGATGATGATTGTGACGGCGACGAAGTCACCGACTTGTGTGAAATAGATGCGGGCGCGCCAGACTGCAACACCAATGAAATACCGGACAGTTGCGACACCTTAAACCCCAATCGCGCTTTGAATTTTGATGGATCCAATGACCTGGTGCGGGTGCCTCACTCCGCATTACTGGATCCTGCGAATAATCTAACGGTCGAATGTTGGATTCGCCCAGACTCCGTTGGGTCGTACAACAGCCGTATCGTCCGGAATCAAAGCGGACAAGGATACCTCCTCTCGTGGCGCCAAGAGGGAGGGAGCCGTCTGCAACTTCGAATCGACAAAAGTACAGGGAGCCTCGCCGTGACCGACACGGTCGATACCAATACGTATTTTGACACATGGATTCATGTGGCCGGCGTCTATTCGGCCACCAACAACTTTGCCGGTCTCTATGTGAACGGCGTCCTAAAGGCCTCCACGACGGCAAGCGGACCGCTTCTTTACTCCAATGCCGACGTGGCCATAGGGAACTCCACGGCTGCGAGCGAGGGATTTGACGGCCTGATCGACGAAGTGCGAATCTGGAACGTGGCCCGCACCGGTACGCAGATTGCGGCGAACATGAACCGATCGCTTATCGCTCCCCAGAATGGGTTGGTCGGCTATTGGAGGTTTGACGAGGGCAGCGACCAAGTCGCCGCGGACTCCTCGGGCCTGGGTCAAAACGGAATACTCGGCAGTACGACGAGCGCTGACACGAACGATCCGAGCTGGGTATCTCCCGGGACAGGATCCGCGTCGGCGGCCGATTGCGACGGCAATGACGTTCCGGATACGTGCGATCTCGCCGGCGGCGCGACCGATTGCAACACCAACGGCGTCCTCGACGCCTGCGAAGCGGACTGTAACGGCAACGGCATCGCAGACGAATGCGACCTGACCGGTGGCGCGCCGGATTGCAACAGCAACGGCTCGCCCGATGCATGCGATATTGCGAACGGGACGAGTACAGATGTGAACACCGATGGCATTCCGGACTCCTGCCAGCCCGACGTTCATGTCGCGCCGGTCGTGACGCTGATCAATCCGTCCTCCACGACGGAAACGCGCACCAGCCTTCCCACTTCCGCGAGCGCGATCGTGCGCGGAGGCACCTATTACGTGGAGATCTGGGCCAGCGATGTCGGAACGACGAATACGGGATTGACGGGCGTTTATGTCGATCTGGCGTTTTGCTCCCAATCGACGGCGAACGCGGTATTTCACGGAAACACCTACACGGTTTTCTCCAGTGGAACGATTTCGAGCGGCCTGGTCGATGAATTCGGCGGCTCGACGGTTGCCGGCGGCATTGGCAACGAGCCGCAGTGGGTACGAATTGGTTGGATAGAAATGACCTCCGGGTCCGAGACGGCGTCCTGTACCCTTACCCTTCAACCGAGCGCTTCCGGCGTTGCGGCGTTCGGTCGAGGCGACGTCGATTGGACCCATGTGATTCTGGATTCCGTGGACTTTGAGATTCAGGCTCCGTTGAAGACGTACGATCTGACCGGCAATGGGTTGATCAACGTCGGCGACTTTTCGTTGTTTTCGCCCTCGTGGCAGTTGGGAGTGCCGCCGGCGAATACGGCGCATGACTTTGACTGCGATGACATTGTCGGCGTCGGCGATCTCAGTTGGTTTGCCACGGGTTGGCTGAAGAATACGTCGGATCCTTCGATTCTCTATCCGCCGTGCCCGCAGAGTTTCGCGGCGCTTGAACGGGCTACCGTCAGCACCGATATCGACATGCGGCTTGTGGTACGAACGACGCCAAGCGGCTCGGACATCGCGGCATCCCTGCCAACATCCGTGTCCGGCGTACCCTTGGGCAGCCATTATTACGTCGAGCTCTGGGCGAGCGACGTCGGCGACATCAACACAGGGCTGACGTCCGGGTACGTCGACGTCGGGCTTCCGCCCGCGGGGACGACCGTCGCGAACGTGTTTCATGGGAGCACGTTTACGCTCTTTCCCACCGGCACGGCCGGCGCGGGCGTGGTCGACGAACTGGGCGGGTCCGCATTGCCCGGCGGTACCGGCGTGCAACCGCAATGGACTCGCGTGGCATACGTTGAAATGGTCGCGGATAACACCGCTCCTACGGTCGTGTATGGGCTGGCGCCCAGTGCCACGGGCGTTGCGGCCAAGGCGCGCGGGACAATTCCGTGGGACCAGATCGCGCTCACGGGAGCAACGCTCCGGCAGGGACTACGTGGCGACATCGATGGGGATGGCGACGTGGACGCCGTCGACCTGGACCTCTTTGTCGCAGTACTCCTGGAGACGAGCCTGGAAACGTCCTACCGAATCGCGGCGGATTTCACCGGCGACGGCATGGCCAATGGCCAGGATATGCAGGGATTCATCCCGTGCTACATCGGCGGCGGGAGTTGTCCGTGA